A DNA window from Vibrio tarriae contains the following coding sequences:
- a CDS encoding class II glutamine amidotransferase encodes MCRWLAYQGSPIYLEQLVYQPEHSLVHQSLEARKAVTRVNADGFGLGWYTERSTPGRFHEVLPAWGDENLRSLAHHIRSHRFMAHVRSSTGTQVSRSNCHPFMYNHWMFLHNGQIGDYCAVKYELERSLPEHLYIRRIGTTDSELIFLLMLKNGLERDPVASIRQTIAEIEALMVVKSVVLPFKASICLSDGQQFWLVRYSTDGQPPTVYRKPWQDGIILASEPLDACPNWLLVEPQTITHVLGAECQSYLI; translated from the coding sequence ATGTGTCGCTGGCTGGCTTATCAAGGGAGCCCCATCTATTTAGAGCAGTTGGTTTATCAACCAGAGCATTCGTTAGTTCACCAAAGTCTGGAAGCGCGTAAAGCGGTAACACGAGTCAACGCGGATGGATTTGGCCTAGGTTGGTACACAGAGCGCAGCACGCCGGGACGCTTCCACGAAGTGTTACCGGCTTGGGGAGATGAGAATCTACGCTCATTGGCTCACCATATTCGCTCACATCGCTTTATGGCTCACGTTCGTTCATCGACGGGCACGCAAGTATCGCGTTCAAACTGTCATCCCTTCATGTATAACCACTGGATGTTTCTGCATAACGGCCAAATTGGTGACTATTGCGCAGTGAAATATGAGCTGGAGCGCTCACTGCCTGAGCATTTATACATTCGGCGCATCGGTACGACAGACAGCGAATTGATTTTCTTGTTGATGCTCAAAAATGGTTTAGAGCGAGATCCGGTGGCATCCATTCGCCAAACCATTGCGGAAATAGAAGCCTTGATGGTCGTAAAAAGCGTCGTGTTACCGTTTAAAGCCTCTATTTGTCTCTCTGATGGTCAACAGTTTTGGCTGGTTCGTTACAGTACCGATGGTCAACCGCCGACGGTTTACCGCAAACCTTGGCAAGATGGAATCATCTTAGCTTCCGAACCCTTGGATGCTTGTCCTAATTGGTTATTGGTAGAGCCGCAAACCATTACGCATGTGCTTGGGGCAGAGTGTCAGTCATACCTTATTTAA
- the prtV gene encoding M6 family metalloprotease PrtV — translation MKTIKKTLLAAAVASFFSSGLYAQTPIDLGVVNEDKLIEMLVRTGQIPADASDVDKRIALERYLEEKIRSGFKGDAQFGKKALEQRAKILKVIDKQKGPHKARVFALDVGQKRTDKVLALLIDFPDLPWDDNRLTKEHTEMLYDRYEPSHYQDLLFSDKGYTGPNGENFISMRQYYESESGNSYSVSGQAAGWYRASKNAAYYGGNSPGTNNDMNARELVREALDQLARDPNINLADYDIEDRYDYNGNGNFREPDGVIDHLMIFHASVGEEAGGGVLGADAIWSHRFNLGRYHVLEGTKSNVPGRFNGQFAAFDYTIQPIDAAAGVCAHEYGHDLGLPDEYDTQYTGTGEPVSYWSIMSSGSWAGKIGGTQPTAFSSWAKQFLQNSIGGRWINHEQLSINELEAKPRVVTLFQTTDNSRPNMVKVTLPMKRVDGIKPAEGEFSFYSNRGDDLKNRMSRPLTIPAGSQATLRFKAWFQIEKDYDYARVLINGKPIAGNITTMDDPFKSGLVPAISGQSDGWVDAQFDLSAWTGQTVELAFDYLTDGGLAMEGLYVDDLRLEVDGNQSLIDNAEGTSSFAFQGFTKNGGFHEANHYYLLQWRSHNDVDQGLANLKRFGQLMSFEPGLLVWYVDESYADNWVGKHPGEGWLGVVDADQNALIWSKTGEVAQTRFQVRDATFSLFDQAPLKLVTADGNTLEDMNLTANASFSDDQDYSSPQAPDSGRKVMPFGLKIDLLSQSKENEYGVVRLSKVTTENIAPVARFELKVEGLSVTSQNTSSDSDGNIVSYLWDFGNGKTSTEAAPTWSYTKAGSYSVTLTVTDDKGDSDTHQQTIKVDTPNALPQASANYIHLGRWVTMWSTSTDSDGRIVDTEWTLPNGKIKRGRMFTAIFPSYGHHDVRLKVMDDRGAVTTTTVKVKL, via the coding sequence ATGAAAACGATCAAAAAAACGCTATTAGCTGCCGCCGTAGCCAGTTTTTTCAGCAGTGGATTATATGCTCAAACACCCATTGATTTAGGCGTGGTGAATGAGGATAAATTAATTGAAATGTTAGTCCGCACCGGACAAATTCCTGCCGATGCCTCTGACGTTGATAAACGTATTGCGCTAGAACGTTATCTGGAGGAGAAAATTCGCTCCGGCTTCAAAGGTGATGCGCAATTTGGTAAGAAAGCGCTCGAGCAGCGTGCGAAAATTCTTAAAGTGATCGATAAGCAAAAAGGCCCGCACAAGGCGCGTGTTTTTGCTTTAGATGTTGGTCAAAAGCGCACGGACAAAGTGCTCGCGCTATTGATCGATTTCCCGGATCTTCCTTGGGATGATAACCGCTTGACTAAAGAGCATACTGAGATGCTCTACGATCGTTATGAGCCTTCTCACTACCAAGATTTGCTGTTCTCGGACAAAGGCTATACCGGTCCAAACGGTGAAAACTTTATCTCAATGCGTCAATATTACGAGAGTGAATCTGGCAACAGCTACAGTGTCTCCGGTCAAGCAGCAGGATGGTATCGTGCCTCAAAAAATGCGGCTTATTACGGTGGCAACTCTCCCGGTACCAATAATGATATGAATGCTCGGGAGCTGGTTCGCGAAGCACTGGATCAACTTGCGCGCGACCCAAACATTAACCTTGCCGATTACGATATCGAAGATCGCTATGACTACAACGGTAACGGTAATTTCCGTGAGCCAGATGGCGTGATAGACCACTTGATGATTTTCCATGCCTCTGTTGGTGAAGAAGCGGGTGGTGGTGTGTTGGGCGCGGATGCGATTTGGTCACACCGCTTTAACCTCGGCCGCTATCATGTTCTTGAAGGCACGAAAAGCAACGTTCCAGGACGCTTCAATGGCCAATTCGCTGCCTTTGATTACACCATTCAACCGATTGATGCGGCCGCCGGCGTGTGTGCCCACGAATATGGTCACGATTTAGGTCTGCCCGATGAATATGACACCCAGTACACAGGTACGGGAGAGCCCGTCTCTTATTGGTCAATCATGTCATCTGGCAGTTGGGCGGGCAAAATTGGCGGTACACAGCCCACCGCTTTCAGTTCATGGGCTAAGCAGTTCTTACAAAACTCGATTGGCGGACGCTGGATTAACCATGAGCAGCTTTCGATTAATGAGTTAGAAGCCAAACCGCGCGTGGTTACGCTGTTCCAAACCACAGATAACTCACGCCCGAACATGGTGAAAGTGACTCTGCCGATGAAACGGGTTGATGGCATTAAACCTGCTGAAGGCGAGTTCTCCTTCTACTCGAACCGTGGCGATGATCTGAAAAACCGCATGAGCCGTCCATTGACGATCCCAGCAGGTAGCCAAGCCACGTTGCGCTTTAAAGCGTGGTTCCAGATTGAAAAAGATTACGACTACGCGCGTGTGCTGATTAACGGTAAACCGATTGCCGGTAATATCACGACGATGGATGATCCGTTTAAATCAGGTTTAGTGCCTGCGATCTCAGGCCAATCTGATGGCTGGGTAGATGCGCAATTTGATCTCTCGGCTTGGACAGGCCAAACCGTTGAGCTGGCATTTGATTATTTGACGGATGGCGGTCTGGCCATGGAAGGTCTGTATGTCGATGACTTACGCCTTGAGGTGGATGGTAATCAGAGCTTGATCGATAACGCAGAAGGCACATCCAGCTTTGCGTTCCAAGGTTTCACCAAAAATGGTGGCTTCCACGAAGCCAATCACTATTACTTGCTGCAATGGCGAAGCCACAATGACGTAGACCAAGGCTTAGCCAATTTGAAACGCTTCGGGCAACTGATGTCATTCGAACCGGGCTTGCTGGTGTGGTATGTGGACGAATCTTACGCGGATAACTGGGTTGGCAAACATCCGGGTGAAGGCTGGCTAGGCGTTGTCGATGCCGACCAAAATGCCTTGATCTGGTCAAAAACAGGGGAAGTGGCACAAACGCGTTTCCAAGTGCGTGATGCAACCTTCTCACTCTTTGATCAAGCGCCGCTCAAACTGGTCACGGCTGATGGCAATACGCTGGAAGATATGAACTTAACCGCGAATGCCTCGTTCTCGGACGATCAAGATTACAGCTCGCCTCAAGCTCCAGATTCTGGCCGCAAAGTAATGCCATTTGGTTTGAAGATCGACCTGCTCTCACAAAGTAAAGAGAATGAGTACGGTGTTGTTCGCTTGTCGAAAGTCACCACGGAAAATATCGCGCCTGTGGCTCGCTTTGAACTGAAAGTCGAGGGGCTCTCTGTGACGTCACAAAACACCAGTAGTGATAGCGATGGCAATATCGTCAGCTATTTGTGGGATTTTGGTAACGGTAAAACCAGTACCGAAGCCGCTCCAACTTGGTCTTATACCAAAGCGGGCAGTTACTCGGTCACTTTGACGGTGACGGATGACAAAGGCGATAGCGATACTCATCAGCAAACCATTAAAGTGGACACACCGAATGCGTTACCACAAGCCAGTGCCAACTATATCCATTTAGGTCGCTGGGTCACCATGTGGTCAACCAGCACCGACAGTGATGGCCGTATTGTTGACACCGAATGGACACTGCCGAATGGTAAAATCAAGCGTGGTCGCATGTTTACTGCGATTTTCCCAAGCTATGGTCACCATGATGTGCGGCTCAAAGTGATGGATGACCGCGGCGCAGTCACTACCACAACCGTCAAAGTCAAACTGTAA
- a CDS encoding methyl-accepting chemotaxis protein, whose amino-acid sequence MIINKFSLKWMLVIAVAIPVIALLFVAFTSLNTMSAMQAQSNSLYANTAAPMRAMAEATSRIPRMRVGIDMMLLQETALKDAKGVLKRVEEARTEDIPEMRQAMQLAVDSQVNPELKEQARKLQARFEQMVREELEPMLQAFANNDMTTAQNIYRDKYAPTYGEMRKQANQILDTLLQQAEQQNLASVESFEAGRTKKMVIIAAGLVISFITSLIIITNLRSRVAYLKDRMSSAAANLSLRTRLELDGNDELCDIGNSFNAFIDKVHHSIEEVAENSKELATMASSVSQRAHMTQSNCASQRDRTVQVATAIHELGATVSEIASNAAMAADVAKQATLHSGEGKKVVGEVQNRIQTLVNELDNATQVVASLATQINGISSTLDTIRSISEQTNLLALNAAIEAARAGEQGRGFAVVADEVRTLASRSAASTEEIQQVINRLQTESTRAVEAMEKGRSQSDAVVEFSAKANQSLSEINSQIDQINDQNIQVATATEEQSTVVEDINRNVEDINQLTTETSHVADELSRASANLQRLSSQLDKLVGSFEL is encoded by the coding sequence ATGATCATCAATAAATTTTCTCTGAAATGGATGCTAGTAATCGCAGTGGCGATCCCTGTGATTGCGCTACTGTTTGTGGCTTTCACCAGTTTAAACACTATGTCAGCTATGCAAGCTCAATCCAACAGCTTGTATGCCAACACAGCAGCTCCGATGCGCGCAATGGCAGAGGCAACGTCGCGTATTCCTCGGATGCGAGTTGGGATTGATATGATGTTGCTGCAAGAAACAGCACTCAAAGATGCGAAAGGGGTGTTAAAACGAGTCGAAGAGGCTCGTACCGAAGATATCCCAGAAATGCGCCAAGCAATGCAACTCGCGGTCGATTCTCAGGTGAACCCAGAACTTAAAGAGCAGGCACGTAAACTTCAAGCTCGCTTTGAACAAATGGTTCGTGAAGAGTTAGAACCTATGTTACAAGCCTTTGCGAATAACGATATGACCACTGCGCAAAATATTTACCGCGATAAATACGCTCCGACCTATGGTGAAATGCGTAAACAAGCTAATCAAATCCTTGATACGCTTTTGCAGCAAGCGGAGCAGCAAAACCTAGCCAGTGTGGAAAGTTTTGAAGCAGGGCGCACCAAAAAAATGGTAATTATTGCGGCAGGGTTGGTGATTTCGTTTATCACTTCATTAATCATCATTACTAACTTACGCAGTCGAGTGGCTTACCTGAAAGATCGCATGAGTTCTGCAGCGGCTAATCTTTCACTGCGTACCCGATTGGAGTTGGATGGTAACGATGAACTGTGTGACATCGGCAACAGCTTCAATGCGTTTATTGATAAAGTACATCATTCGATTGAAGAAGTGGCAGAAAACTCAAAAGAACTGGCGACGATGGCTTCTAGTGTGTCGCAGCGCGCGCACATGACTCAGTCTAACTGTGCTTCACAGCGAGACAGAACGGTGCAAGTGGCGACTGCTATTCATGAGCTAGGTGCGACAGTTTCTGAAATTGCTTCCAATGCAGCTATGGCTGCCGATGTCGCGAAGCAAGCGACATTACATTCTGGTGAAGGGAAAAAAGTGGTGGGTGAAGTTCAAAATCGGATCCAAACTCTGGTGAATGAACTTGATAATGCCACTCAAGTCGTCGCGTCATTGGCGACCCAAATCAACGGTATTAGCTCAACACTCGATACCATTCGCAGCATTTCTGAACAGACTAACCTATTGGCACTTAACGCTGCGATTGAAGCGGCGCGAGCGGGTGAGCAAGGTCGTGGTTTTGCGGTGGTCGCGGATGAAGTTCGTACACTGGCAAGTCGTTCGGCGGCATCAACGGAAGAGATCCAGCAAGTGATTAATCGCCTCCAAACCGAGTCAACTCGCGCAGTGGAAGCAATGGAAAAAGGTCGCTCACAAAGTGATGCAGTGGTCGAATTCTCCGCGAAAGCGAACCAATCTCTCTCCGAGATCAACAGCCAAATTGACCAGATTAATGATCAGAACATTCAAGTTGCGACAGCAACTGAAGAACAATCAACCGTGGTGGAAGACATTAACCGTAACGTTGAAGACATTAACCAACTGACGACAGAAACCTCGCATGTCGCGGATGAGTTAAGTCGAGCCAGTGCCAACTTGCAACGTTTGTCTTCACAGTTGGATAAATTGGTGGGCAGTTTTGAGCTGTAA
- the vctP gene encoding siderophore ABC transporter substrate-binding protein, with protein MKSRIHWAALGLLAAFAAQAETVTIEHRLGKTTLEQKPQRVVVIGVGALDAIDSFGIEPVAVSKFDGTPDYLAKYKSDKYPSAGSLFEPDFETIYTQKPDLIVIGPRASKSYDELSKIAPTIVFAAEADQGYWESTQQQWRNLGKVFAIEPAVEAKIEQVDAQFKSIMQYNQQHKSDVMLVMSSGGNLTTFGANSRFSSVYKDFGFSETVPVSKESSHGDLISFEYIREHNPKTLLVVDRDKVVTKGETNIRQTFENDLVKATTAYKNGHIAYLDVNAWYIAISGVKATEQMVADMKASVGMQ; from the coding sequence ATGAAATCTCGTATTCATTGGGCTGCATTAGGATTATTGGCTGCGTTTGCTGCACAAGCAGAGACAGTAACGATTGAACATCGCTTGGGTAAAACCACCCTTGAGCAGAAACCGCAACGTGTAGTGGTTATTGGTGTGGGTGCTCTGGACGCTATCGACAGTTTCGGTATTGAGCCAGTTGCTGTTTCCAAATTTGATGGTACTCCTGACTATCTTGCCAAATACAAGAGTGATAAGTATCCAAGTGCAGGTTCGTTGTTTGAGCCAGATTTTGAAACGATTTATACCCAAAAACCGGATCTGATTGTGATTGGGCCGCGTGCATCGAAAAGCTACGACGAGCTATCAAAAATTGCACCGACCATCGTTTTTGCTGCTGAAGCTGACCAAGGTTATTGGGAAAGCACTCAACAGCAGTGGCGTAATCTAGGCAAAGTGTTTGCGATTGAACCTGCGGTCGAGGCCAAAATTGAGCAAGTTGACGCGCAATTTAAATCCATCATGCAATACAACCAACAACATAAAAGTGATGTGATGTTGGTCATGAGCTCTGGCGGCAACCTGACGACTTTTGGTGCCAATTCACGCTTCTCTTCGGTGTACAAAGATTTTGGATTTAGTGAAACCGTGCCAGTCAGCAAAGAGAGCAGCCATGGTGATCTGATCTCATTTGAGTACATCCGTGAACACAACCCGAAAACCTTGCTGGTGGTTGACCGAGATAAAGTGGTTACTAAAGGTGAAACCAATATTCGTCAAACCTTTGAAAATGATCTGGTTAAAGCCACCACAGCTTACAAAAACGGCCATATTGCTTATCTCGATGTGAATGCTTGGTACATCGCTATCTCTGGCGTGAAAGCGACAGAGCAGATGGTTGCCGACATGAAAGCGTCAGTTGGTATGCAGTAG